One window of Candidatus Binatia bacterium genomic DNA carries:
- a CDS encoding TIGR03618 family F420-dependent PPOX class oxidoreductase: MHRRKQIEMTEEERAQFLAHARTAAFSTIDPWGYPHTVAMWFAMEGDCPVMTTYAKSQKARNVERNPKVAFMAESGQTYDTLKGVLIRGEAELVREPEYTLAVLKRIHEKMLGALVPGVEEAMRRQAQKRVVVRIRPVRISSWDHSKLGGLY, encoded by the coding sequence ATGCATCGACGGAAACAAATCGAAATGACGGAAGAAGAGCGAGCTCAGTTTTTGGCTCACGCGCGCACTGCGGCGTTTTCCACGATCGACCCGTGGGGCTACCCGCACACCGTGGCCATGTGGTTCGCCATGGAGGGCGATTGCCCGGTAATGACCACGTATGCCAAGTCGCAAAAAGCTCGCAACGTGGAGCGCAACCCGAAAGTGGCGTTCATGGCCGAGTCCGGTCAGACCTACGACACACTGAAGGGCGTTCTCATTCGGGGCGAAGCCGAATTAGTCCGCGAGCCGGAGTACACACTCGCCGTCTTGAAGCGCATCCACGAAAAGATGCTCGGCGCACTGGTTCCAGGAGTGGAGGAAGCTATGCGCCGGCAGGCACAAAAGCGAGTGGTGGTGCGCATTCGACCCGTGCGGATCAGTAGCTGGGATCACAGCAAACTCGGCGGCCTGTACTAA
- a CDS encoding alpha/beta hydrolase, with amino-acid sequence MPEVQVRGAVTLHYLDEGEGTPLVLLHGLGGNSHVWDEFIPHFTRYHRVVRPDLRGFGQSDKPAGPYTLADYSSDLDALLEQAQLGPVHLLGISMGGVIAQRFTLDRPERVRSLILVSTSSEVGPRATAAWLRLADMIESRGFGDNAVDATRSVSPAFAARYPERVRALGELTRQCDPRAYAAAARSVADYHFTAELRGVAQPALILQGLDDQLTPPGGSVKMARALPHARLLLVPEAGHNLPTEKPELFVFSVLSFLGGVELAQAVLTKRGQTRHT; translated from the coding sequence ATGCCTGAGGTTCAGGTCCGCGGTGCAGTCACGCTGCACTATCTCGATGAAGGAGAGGGAACACCGCTTGTCTTGCTGCACGGCCTCGGCGGCAACTCGCACGTGTGGGACGAGTTTATCCCTCATTTCACCCGCTATCACCGAGTGGTACGGCCCGACCTGCGTGGCTTTGGCCAGTCAGATAAGCCCGCCGGACCCTACACGCTCGCCGATTACTCCAGCGATTTGGATGCGTTACTCGAGCAAGCACAACTCGGCCCCGTGCATTTGCTCGGGATCTCGATGGGCGGGGTGATCGCTCAACGCTTCACCCTGGATCGGCCGGAGCGCGTCCGCTCGCTGATCTTAGTGTCGACCTCCAGCGAGGTGGGGCCGCGTGCCACTGCGGCTTGGCTGCGCTTGGCCGACATGATCGAAAGCCGCGGCTTCGGCGACAATGCCGTGGATGCCACCCGTTCGGTATCGCCCGCATTCGCCGCGCGTTACCCGGAGCGGGTGCGAGCACTGGGTGAACTCACACGCCAGTGCGATCCGCGCGCGTACGCTGCCGCGGCACGCTCCGTGGCCGACTATCACTTCACGGCCGAGCTCAGGGGCGTGGCGCAACCGGCTCTGATCTTACAGGGGCTCGACGATCAGCTCACGCCACCGGGTGGATCGGTGAAAATGGCGCGAGCACTGCCGCATGCCCGCTTGCTGCTGGTGCCCGAGGCTGGTCACAATCTGCCGACGGAAAAGCCCGAGCTGTTCGTGTTCAGCGTGCTGAGTTTTCTTGGCGGTGTCGAGTTGGCCCAGGCGGTTTTAACGAAGCGCGGGCAGACTCGGCACACATGA